One part of the Candidatus Zymogenus saltonus genome encodes these proteins:
- a CDS encoding YIP1 family protein, whose amino-acid sequence MSIVEKIFGLLLKPGDTLYLLKEERNTLQQTLIYLCMLALVPFMTTFIGYTAVGFSGGPEGNIRIAVGSTLIHVMVQYILTVGGVFILALIVNLLAPKMGGKENFLQAFKTIAYACTPSLIGGFLSIHPRLSLTGSTAGFLLGLIIAIYGIYILYQGLSILMECPKTTILAYTVMTVIGGIVVWGFLEIINNKIATSIVRDTISSIL is encoded by the coding sequence ATGAGTATAGTTGAAAAAATATTTGGGCTTTTGCTAAAGCCGGGTGATACTCTTTATTTGTTAAAGGAAGAGCGCAATACCCTCCAGCAGACTCTGATCTATCTTTGCATGCTCGCCCTGGTACCCTTTATGACGACATTTATAGGATATACGGCCGTTGGCTTTTCGGGCGGCCCTGAGGGCAATATCAGGATAGCTGTCGGATCCACACTGATCCATGTGATGGTACAGTATATTTTGACCGTTGGGGGAGTTTTTATACTTGCCTTGATCGTGAACCTATTGGCCCCCAAAATGGGCGGGAAGGAAAACTTCCTTCAGGCGTTCAAGACCATCGCCTACGCATGTACCCCCTCCCTCATCGGCGGGTTTTTATCAATCCATCCCAGGCTGTCCCTGACAGGATCGACGGCGGGATTTCTCCTCGGATTGATTATCGCCATTTACGGTATTTACATCCTGTATCAAGGCCTTTCCATTTTGATGGAGTGTCCCAAGACGACGATCCTGGCCTACACCGTCATGACCGTCATCGGGGGAATCGTTGTCTGGGGATTTCTGGAAATAATAAACAACAAAATTGCCACAAGTATCGTTAGAGACACCATAAGCAGTATACTTTGA